One genomic segment of Rubripirellula tenax includes these proteins:
- a CDS encoding sensor histidine kinase, which yields MSARPPFRSLRLRLLTPIIVSSLLAAGLVAVGSYRWGNRLAETDLENRFRGIEETLSDSNFPLNATVLGSLAKLTQTEMTGWGPTGRLRHSTLHVDPTQLPNIASTIATTVSIDDRRYRVFWFSTTGGDDRQDGIANVAVLFGEEQIDASRRRAALLPLVTGLSTIVVLTSIMLMVTSRLVRRIGVLKHRVEAVAGGDFQSTVADDGNDEIGLLGQSVDSMAAQLDRLWKQVHREQSEKVLHQVAGGMAHQLRNSLTGARMAVELHAAGCGGADDEDIRVAIHQIELSEDYVRRLLLAASGRQDRDRPMDVLVCVKDVQSSLSPMAKHLRIELNWTLIENLDGLRISDGPTWVAAITNLIHNAMQAGDDVDVHVSRIEADQIRIEVSDNGPGVADSLAADLFEPFVTSKAEGLGLGLPVVRRAAEHLGGKVSWRREHDRTVFRLDVALGAPAEPTAASNHS from the coding sequence TTGTCCGCTCGCCCCCCCTTCCGCTCGCTTCGGCTCCGATTGCTGACGCCGATCATCGTGTCGTCCCTGCTGGCGGCCGGATTGGTCGCGGTCGGTTCGTACCGTTGGGGAAATCGCTTGGCCGAAACGGATCTCGAGAACCGATTCCGCGGCATCGAAGAAACGCTTAGCGATTCTAACTTCCCGCTTAACGCGACCGTGCTGGGATCGTTGGCCAAGTTGACACAGACAGAGATGACGGGCTGGGGGCCGACGGGGCGGCTTCGACATAGCACCTTGCACGTCGACCCGACGCAGTTGCCCAACATCGCCAGCACCATCGCAACGACCGTTTCGATCGATGATCGACGCTATCGGGTGTTCTGGTTTTCGACAACCGGCGGTGACGATCGACAAGACGGCATCGCCAATGTCGCGGTGTTGTTCGGTGAAGAACAGATCGATGCCAGTCGCCGCCGCGCGGCGTTGTTGCCGTTGGTCACCGGGCTTTCGACGATCGTTGTCTTGACGTCGATCATGTTGATGGTGACGTCACGTTTGGTTCGTCGAATTGGCGTCTTGAAACATCGCGTCGAAGCCGTTGCCGGCGGTGACTTTCAATCGACGGTTGCGGATGACGGGAACGACGAGATCGGGCTGCTTGGCCAATCGGTCGACTCGATGGCCGCTCAATTGGACCGGTTGTGGAAACAGGTCCATCGCGAGCAGAGTGAAAAGGTGCTGCATCAAGTCGCTGGCGGGATGGCGCATCAGTTGCGTAACAGTTTGACGGGCGCGCGCATGGCGGTCGAATTGCACGCGGCCGGTTGCGGGGGCGCCGATGATGAAGACATTCGCGTGGCCATTCATCAGATCGAGCTCTCCGAAGACTATGTGCGGAGGCTGTTGTTGGCGGCATCGGGGCGACAGGATCGCGATCGGCCGATGGACGTGCTGGTTTGCGTGAAGGACGTTCAATCAAGTTTGTCGCCGATGGCGAAGCATTTGCGGATCGAACTGAATTGGACGTTGATTGAGAATCTGGACGGACTGCGAATCAGCGACGGACCGACGTGGGTCGCCGCGATCACCAATTTAATTCACAACGCGATGCAAGCGGGCGACGACGTGGATGTCCACGTCAGCCGCATCGAAGCGGACCAAATCCGAATCGAAGTGTCCGACAATGGGCCGGGAGTGGCCGATTCGTTGGCGGCCGATTTATTCGAACCGTTCGTGACGTCCAAGGCGGAAGGACTGGGACTGGGGCTTCCCGTCGTGCGACGGGCGGCCGAACATCTGGGTGGTAAAGTTTCGTGGCGCCGCGAGCACGACCGAACTGTATTTCGATTGGACGTCGCGCTCGGGGCACCCGCCGAACCGACCGCCGCGTCTAACCATTCTTGA
- a CDS encoding sigma-54-dependent transcriptional regulator: protein MIHSSTHSSLVLVVDDEPSICWALERMLTGEGHEVITASSAEEGLQLAKSRKPSLVILDVRLPKEDGITALPKFLEATDNAPVVIITAFGDLETAVAAVRNGATDYLTKPFKLDDALRTCRAALKASVNRSAPTTTEPMVLDQSVLVGESPAMQQVFRQIALVADSDLSVLITGETGTGKELVAAAMHRHSRRSSRPYIAIAPVAINPELIESELFGHVKGSFTGAVDDRAGLFERAEGGTLFLDEIGDLPLGTQVKLLRVLEQGQYCRVGDVRPRTADVRVVAATHRDLHDAIRRNEFREDLFHRLTGVQIHLPPLRDRTHDIEPLCRYFLKAMNYAAGDAAIDERLLTSLQERRWHGNVRELKNAVGHAAVVARGRPLVMEDFPLPKPGREADGESSPALEHVVAVWVEDVIAQENGDLENLHAQFLAATEPTILKIVLSHTGGNRAKAAEILGIHRGTLRDRLRAYAMDDVSS from the coding sequence ATGATTCATTCATCGACACATTCATCTTTAGTACTCGTCGTCGACGACGAGCCGTCGATTTGCTGGGCACTCGAGCGAATGTTGACCGGCGAAGGCCACGAGGTCATCACGGCATCCTCCGCCGAGGAAGGTTTGCAGCTTGCGAAGTCGCGAAAACCGTCGCTGGTGATTTTGGACGTACGATTGCCGAAAGAAGACGGGATCACGGCGCTGCCCAAATTTCTGGAAGCGACGGACAACGCGCCCGTGGTGATCATCACGGCGTTCGGTGATTTGGAAACGGCGGTGGCGGCGGTGCGAAACGGTGCGACCGACTACTTGACCAAGCCGTTCAAGTTGGATGACGCGCTGCGGACTTGTCGAGCGGCGCTGAAGGCGTCGGTCAATCGATCGGCACCGACGACGACCGAACCGATGGTGTTGGATCAATCGGTCTTGGTGGGCGAGTCGCCTGCGATGCAACAAGTCTTTCGCCAAATCGCGTTGGTGGCTGACAGCGATCTGTCGGTGCTGATCACGGGTGAAACGGGAACGGGAAAAGAGCTGGTCGCCGCCGCGATGCACCGCCACAGTCGTCGTAGCAGTCGGCCCTACATCGCCATCGCGCCGGTCGCGATCAATCCGGAACTGATCGAAAGCGAATTGTTCGGTCACGTCAAAGGATCGTTCACCGGCGCGGTGGATGACCGCGCAGGGCTGTTCGAGCGAGCGGAGGGCGGCACGTTGTTCTTGGACGAGATCGGCGACCTGCCGCTGGGCACACAGGTGAAGTTGTTGCGAGTGCTTGAACAGGGTCAGTATTGCCGCGTGGGTGACGTTCGTCCGCGGACGGCGGATGTTCGCGTTGTGGCGGCGACTCACCGCGACTTGCACGATGCGATCCGACGCAACGAGTTTCGCGAGGATCTGTTTCATCGTTTGACGGGAGTCCAAATTCATCTGCCGCCGCTGCGTGATCGGACCCATGATATCGAACCGCTATGCCGATACTTTCTTAAAGCGATGAACTATGCCGCCGGTGACGCGGCCATCGACGAACGATTGCTGACGTCGCTGCAAGAACGCAGATGGCACGGAAACGTTCGCGAGCTGAAGAACGCGGTCGGTCATGCCGCTGTGGTAGCGCGCGGAAGACCGTTGGTGATGGAGGACTTTCCGCTGCCGAAACCGGGCCGCGAAGCCGACGGCGAGAGTTCGCCGGCGCTGGAGCACGTGGTGGCGGTTTGGGTCGAGGATGTGATCGCCCAAGAAAATGGGGATCTCGAAAACTTGCATGCTCAATTTCTGGCAGCCACCGAGCCGACGATTTTGAAAATTGTTTTGAGCCACACCGGCGGTAACCGTGCGAAGGCGGCTGAGATTCTTGGGATTCACCGTGGCACGCTGCGCGATCGGTTGCGAGCGTATGCAATGGACGACGTTTCCTCGTAA
- a CDS encoding FKBP-type peptidyl-prolyl cis-trans isomerase, whose product MKLTWVFSVVISVSIGAGCSAFGQGAALQGIANTVDKLAQDVQNQQDPIKAGPDDKLEKVAPGKIDADAEREFKETPSGLRYRILRKSDKKKPTPANSVVAHYKGWLDNGKIFDSSYRKGSPIPFPLRGVIAGWTEGVPLIGEGGMIELDIPYQLGYGSRGMPAAGIGHRERLHFIVELVEIK is encoded by the coding sequence ATGAAACTCACTTGGGTTTTTTCCGTTGTGATCTCGGTTTCGATCGGTGCGGGTTGCTCCGCTTTTGGCCAAGGTGCGGCACTTCAAGGGATCGCCAACACCGTCGACAAGCTTGCACAAGATGTCCAGAATCAACAGGATCCGATCAAGGCCGGACCGGACGACAAGCTTGAAAAAGTCGCTCCGGGGAAGATCGACGCCGATGCGGAACGCGAGTTCAAAGAAACGCCTTCGGGACTTCGTTATCGCATCTTGCGAAAGAGTGATAAGAAAAAACCGACTCCCGCAAACTCGGTCGTCGCCCACTACAAGGGCTGGTTGGACAACGGAAAGATTTTCGACAGCTCGTACCGCAAGGGATCGCCGATTCCGTTCCCGTTACGTGGTGTGATCGCGGGTTGGACCGAAGGTGTACCGTTGATCGGCGAAGGCGGCATGATCGAGTTGGATATTCCGTACCAGTTGGGATACGGCAGTCGGGGCATGCCGGCCGCCGGAATCGGGCACCGCGAACGCCTGCACTTCATCGTCGAACTGGTCGAGATCAAGTAG
- a CDS encoding methyltransferase domain-containing protein — translation MFQLRCTVRNCLGILAARDGGLFCEAGHHFDRAKEGYWSLLQPQDRKSKTPGDAESAVLARHRWLERGLGQGLVDAIGPWIEASRQTDPEQTVTAQSPRTLDLGCGEGTFGAALFAGEADGYCGVDLSKRAIKLAARRWPDATWVLANADRFLPAADASVDRVVSLFGRRPIGEIQRVLKADGICIVAVPGDDDLIELREQVQQAGHRRSRWELIVEEMEASGFRCVDRQRWMQVVELDADAIADAMAMTYRGVRHSQQARLENVTSATVTLSADLLLLRR, via the coding sequence ATGTTCCAGCTTCGATGTACGGTCCGCAATTGTCTCGGGATACTTGCCGCACGCGATGGTGGATTATTCTGCGAAGCGGGACATCATTTCGATCGAGCCAAGGAAGGCTATTGGAGTCTGCTGCAGCCCCAGGATCGTAAATCCAAAACTCCCGGTGATGCCGAATCGGCGGTACTGGCTCGGCATCGCTGGCTGGAACGCGGACTGGGCCAAGGACTGGTCGACGCGATCGGGCCCTGGATCGAAGCGTCGCGTCAAACCGACCCAGAACAAACAGTCACAGCGCAATCACCACGGACGCTCGATTTAGGTTGCGGCGAAGGAACGTTTGGCGCCGCATTGTTTGCGGGCGAGGCCGATGGTTATTGCGGCGTCGACCTTTCCAAGCGAGCGATCAAGCTGGCCGCCCGCCGATGGCCGGATGCGACTTGGGTGCTGGCAAACGCCGACCGCTTTTTACCCGCGGCAGATGCCAGTGTTGACCGAGTGGTTTCGTTGTTCGGACGACGCCCGATCGGCGAGATCCAACGTGTCTTGAAGGCCGACGGAATCTGCATCGTGGCCGTGCCGGGCGACGACGACCTGATTGAACTTCGCGAACAGGTTCAACAAGCCGGACATCGCCGAAGTCGTTGGGAGTTGATCGTCGAAGAGATGGAAGCATCGGGGTTCCGGTGCGTCGATCGGCAACGCTGGATGCAGGTCGTCGAACTGGATGCCGATGCGATTGCTGACGCGATGGCGATGACATACCGCGGCGTACGTCACTCGCAGCAGGCTCGGCTGGAAAACGTCACATCGGCGACCGTTACGTTGTCGGCCGATCTGCTGTTGCTGCGGCGTTGA
- a CDS encoding acetate/propionate family kinase: MNVLVFNVGSTTLKYACIDTTNGARLSRGLIDRIGQTGGEAADHLSAARNVIDQHASIRIDAIGHRIVQGGAVFQSPTVVGDGVLAELKRLDQLAPLHNPPARSVVEAITGLGLSVDQVLVFDTAYFATLPEKAYRYAIPPTVASEFGVRRYGAHGTSHRFVTRHAIEYLSEHFPEHHRHGRIVSLHLGGGASATASIQGTAIDTSMGMTPLEGLVMATRSGDIDPSVPLYLMRNAGMSIDDVDHLLNKASGLVGLCGEPDMRAILDRRSGGDHDASLAIEIYIHRLVKVIGGYVATMGGIDALVFTAGVGENSSEIRRLATATLGHLGIELDAAKNDLRQSGVTACDISASTAKVRTLVVATDEELEIAMQTATAVS; this comes from the coding sequence ATGAATGTCCTCGTCTTCAACGTCGGCAGCACGACACTGAAGTATGCCTGCATCGACACCACCAATGGCGCGAGGCTTTCTCGTGGTTTGATCGATCGTATCGGGCAAACCGGTGGTGAGGCGGCTGACCACTTGTCGGCGGCTCGCAATGTCATCGACCAACACGCGTCGATCCGCATCGATGCGATCGGTCATCGCATCGTCCAAGGCGGCGCCGTGTTTCAATCGCCGACGGTTGTTGGCGATGGCGTGCTTGCCGAGCTGAAACGACTGGATCAATTAGCACCGCTGCACAACCCGCCCGCTCGATCGGTCGTCGAAGCGATCACCGGACTGGGGCTGTCGGTCGATCAAGTCTTGGTCTTCGACACCGCGTACTTTGCGACGCTGCCGGAAAAGGCCTATCGCTATGCCATTCCCCCAACGGTCGCCAGCGAGTTCGGCGTGCGCCGATACGGGGCTCACGGCACGTCGCATCGATTCGTGACACGACACGCGATCGAGTATTTGTCGGAACACTTCCCCGAACATCATCGCCACGGCCGCATCGTTTCGCTGCACTTGGGCGGCGGTGCGAGCGCGACGGCATCGATTCAAGGAACGGCGATCGACACATCCATGGGCATGACACCGCTGGAAGGCTTGGTGATGGCGACTCGCTCGGGCGACATCGATCCATCCGTTCCGCTTTACCTGATGAGGAACGCCGGCATGTCGATCGATGACGTCGATCATCTGCTCAACAAAGCCAGCGGGTTGGTGGGGCTTTGCGGCGAGCCCGACATGCGAGCGATCTTGGATCGACGATCCGGTGGTGATCACGACGCGTCGCTAGCCATCGAGATTTACATCCACCGCTTGGTCAAAGTGATCGGCGGCTACGTTGCCACGATGGGCGGAATCGATGCTTTGGTGTTCACCGCGGGCGTCGGCGAGAATTCATCCGAGATTCGTCGACTGGCAACAGCAACGCTCGGACACCTGGGCATCGAATTGGACGCGGCAAAGAACGACCTGCGCCAATCGGGTGTCACCGCTTGCGACATCTCGGCCTCGACGGCAAAGGTGCGAACGTTGGTGGTCGCAACGGACGAGGAACTTGAAATCGCCATGCAAACGGCAACAGCGGTTAGCTAG
- the pta gene encoding phosphate acetyltransferase, producing the protein MMPDSLYLATNENATGKRMIALGVMELAVRRFDRVVFFRPIVRDSADNDQSIRLMRARYHLTTEPPEMAGVTRAEARQLLADDRYDELIQRVQQRFKAVQQRGDFAVVEGTSFQGLAPELEFELNADLALNLGCAVMPVYSAHGKSIEDCVQSVHIGNDSLSDHGAQVLATVVNRVCDDDRQAMVAAFAGDKLNIQAPMYLLPEEPLLRQPTLREIQIGLDATVISGDESTFDREVTRLKVAAMQLPSFLERLYAGSLVITPGDRSDIVVGCALSGMHPDGPAPAGIVLTGGMNPPEAVQRLVRVSGGMPILATADDTFTAANRASKIKAEISVASPRKIESAIGLFQRHIDGDELAARLKAPGTAQVTPLLFEYSLIQKAREKRVRVVLPEGNEPRILQAVDVLRRRDVADIVLLGDPALIRSTASQIGITLPASPAESGTSIEIIDPATSSLRDEFAEEYFQLRKHKGVTMDVARDRMLEVSYFGTMMVRRGLAGGMVSGSIHTTANTIRPAFEFIKTRPGVKVVSSVFLMCLKHSVLVYGDCAVIPNPTAEELAEIASSSADTAKQFGIDPRIAMLSYSTGESGHGEDVERVREATAMLRNRRPDLAIEGPVQYDAAIDPSVAAAKLPQSEVAGRATVFIFPDLNTGNNTYKAVQRSAGAVAIGPVLQGLRKPVNDLSRGCTVADIVNTVAITAVQAQSAEAIE; encoded by the coding sequence ATCATGCCTGATAGCCTGTACCTTGCGACCAACGAAAACGCGACCGGAAAGCGGATGATCGCGTTAGGCGTGATGGAGCTAGCGGTGCGGCGTTTTGATCGCGTCGTCTTTTTTCGCCCGATCGTACGCGACAGCGCCGACAACGATCAAAGCATCCGATTGATGCGAGCGCGATACCACCTAACGACTGAACCTCCCGAGATGGCTGGCGTGACTCGCGCCGAAGCTCGCCAATTGTTGGCCGACGATCGTTACGACGAACTGATCCAACGGGTCCAGCAGCGATTCAAAGCCGTTCAACAGCGCGGTGACTTCGCCGTCGTTGAAGGCACCAGCTTCCAAGGACTAGCTCCAGAGCTGGAATTCGAACTCAACGCCGACTTGGCTTTGAATCTGGGGTGCGCGGTGATGCCCGTCTACTCGGCACACGGCAAGTCGATTGAAGACTGTGTCCAATCGGTTCACATCGGCAACGATTCGTTGTCCGATCACGGCGCCCAAGTGCTGGCAACGGTTGTGAATCGAGTTTGCGACGACGACCGCCAAGCCATGGTGGCGGCGTTTGCGGGCGACAAGCTGAACATTCAGGCACCGATGTATCTGCTTCCCGAAGAACCATTGCTGCGCCAACCAACGCTGCGAGAGATCCAGATCGGTCTGGACGCAACCGTCATCAGCGGCGACGAGTCAACGTTCGACCGCGAAGTCACACGGTTGAAAGTTGCGGCCATGCAGTTGCCCAGTTTCTTGGAACGTTTGTATGCCGGCAGTCTGGTCATCACTCCTGGCGATCGCAGTGACATCGTCGTCGGTTGTGCGCTCTCAGGCATGCACCCCGACGGCCCCGCGCCGGCCGGCATCGTGTTGACCGGTGGAATGAATCCACCCGAAGCCGTCCAGCGATTGGTTCGCGTCTCGGGCGGCATGCCCATCTTGGCGACCGCGGACGACACATTCACCGCGGCGAATCGGGCATCAAAGATCAAGGCAGAAATCAGTGTCGCTTCCCCGCGAAAAATCGAGTCGGCGATCGGTTTGTTCCAACGCCACATCGACGGCGATGAACTGGCGGCGAGATTGAAAGCCCCCGGTACTGCTCAAGTGACTCCACTGCTGTTTGAGTATTCGTTGATCCAGAAGGCTCGCGAAAAACGCGTTCGCGTTGTACTGCCCGAGGGCAACGAGCCTCGCATCTTGCAGGCCGTCGACGTGCTGCGCCGGCGCGACGTCGCCGATATCGTCCTGTTGGGCGATCCGGCCTTGATCCGGTCAACGGCCAGCCAAATCGGAATCACGTTACCGGCATCGCCGGCCGAGTCGGGCACGTCAATCGAAATCATTGATCCGGCGACCAGTTCGCTGCGTGACGAATTTGCCGAAGAGTATTTTCAACTTCGCAAACACAAAGGCGTCACGATGGACGTGGCTCGCGATCGGATGTTGGAAGTCAGTTACTTCGGCACCATGATGGTCCGTCGGGGTCTGGCGGGCGGGATGGTATCGGGTTCGATTCATACCACCGCCAATACGATTCGTCCGGCGTTCGAGTTCATCAAGACACGGCCTGGCGTGAAAGTGGTCAGCAGTGTGTTCTTGATGTGCTTGAAGCACAGCGTGTTGGTATATGGCGACTGTGCGGTGATTCCCAACCCGACGGCCGAAGAACTGGCCGAGATCGCCAGCAGCAGCGCCGACACGGCCAAACAATTTGGTATCGATCCGCGGATCGCAATGCTGTCGTACTCGACCGGCGAAAGCGGACATGGCGAGGATGTCGAACGCGTACGCGAAGCAACGGCGATGCTGCGAAATCGACGACCCGATTTGGCAATCGAAGGTCCGGTCCAGTACGACGCGGCGATCGATCCATCCGTCGCTGCCGCCAAGTTGCCGCAAAGCGAAGTCGCTGGACGCGCAACCGTTTTCATCTTCCCCGACTTGAACACCGGAAACAACACGTACAAGGCGGTCCAGCGATCGGCCGGCGCGGTCGCAATCGGCCCGGTCTTGCAAGGACTTCGCAAACCGGTCAACGACCTTTCACGCGGATGCACCGTTGCGGACATCGTCAACACCGTGGCCATCACGGCCGTTCAAGCTCAATCCGCCGAGGCGATCGAATGA
- a CDS encoding DUF3467 domain-containing protein, producing MADAKTPEADKPAAAAAPAAGAQTQAQQPVQVQVNDENAAACYANFCRVTGSPEELIVDFGLNPQPIGVPKDPIQVNQRIILNFFTAKRLLAALQMSVARHESVFGVLETDINKRVRPGLMQQQADAEKKS from the coding sequence ATGGCCGACGCCAAGACCCCCGAAGCTGACAAGCCCGCCGCCGCTGCCGCACCGGCTGCTGGCGCTCAAACGCAAGCTCAACAACCTGTCCAAGTTCAAGTCAATGACGAGAACGCGGCCGCTTGCTACGCGAACTTTTGCCGCGTGACCGGTTCGCCTGAAGAACTGATCGTCGACTTCGGCTTGAACCCGCAACCGATCGGCGTGCCAAAGGACCCGATCCAAGTCAACCAGCGCATCATCCTGAACTTCTTCACCGCCAAGCGATTGCTGGCCGCCTTGCAAATGTCGGTCGCTCGTCACGAGTCGGTGTTCGGCGTTCTGGAAACGGACATCAACAAGCGGGTCCGTCCGGGATTGATGCAACAACAAGCGGACGCAGAAAAGAAGAGCTAG
- a CDS encoding hemolysin D, producing the protein MPTLAESLVSSSSRPLTVRKRPDLSANRQRYQGTGYWVVKEPVGLQYFRFHDEEYYILNMLDGHVSLQQIKDGFEQRFAPQKITFGDLQQFIGMLHRSGLVISNSPGQGKALRERGRKKKNKEVMGKFANVFALRYRGFDPERILNWMIKPFGWIFTVPALIFFLMLIFSSALLLASQYETVYAKLPTFQQFFAADRWLILAATMGIVKVLHEFGHGLSCKKFGGECHEIGFMLLVFTPCLYCNVSDSWMLPNKWKRVWIGAAGIYVEMILASIAAYVWWFTESGTTINDLCLNMMFLNVVSTVLVNGNPLLRFDGYYILMDALEIPNLRQKSTEVLKRWFQQTCLGLELQDDPFLPTRGRLLFGLFTIASVIYRWVVVFSICWFVIKVLEPYGLQAIGRMVAVVGFFGLVAQPFIQTWKFCRTPGRLAKVKRSRLLPTLAIAAAVIAGVCYIPLPHHIDCAFEVRPSQAGAVYAGVPGRIDWTIQPNAMVAPGDPIAVLKNPELEIRLADLKGEEVLSRVRLENMSARSREDQALKAQIDTQIELLDSIQQLKAKTQEEIDRLTVRAKRDGYIIPPPIREPQKSPDGRLPGWVGSPLESENRGALLTADDVICEIGKPDAHEAVLIIDQGDVQMVREGQTVDMKLDALRLETFSGVITEKSNEPIDSTSVSMSSQTGGDLQTEIDPATGQIKPRSVSYQARVPLESGDIMMRPGYRGSAKIHVDPMSLGNRLWRVIAQTFNFEL; encoded by the coding sequence GTGCCAACACTCGCCGAATCCCTCGTCAGCAGTTCATCGCGACCGCTGACGGTCCGAAAACGCCCCGATCTGTCGGCTAATCGCCAACGGTATCAGGGTACGGGCTATTGGGTCGTCAAGGAGCCGGTCGGCTTGCAGTACTTTCGTTTTCACGACGAAGAGTACTACATCTTGAACATGTTGGACGGGCACGTTTCGCTGCAACAAATCAAAGACGGGTTCGAACAACGGTTCGCACCTCAGAAAATCACCTTCGGTGACTTGCAACAATTCATCGGCATGCTGCACCGCAGCGGTTTGGTGATCAGCAATTCGCCCGGTCAAGGCAAGGCGCTTCGCGAACGCGGACGCAAGAAGAAGAACAAAGAAGTGATGGGCAAGTTTGCCAACGTCTTTGCCCTTCGCTATCGCGGCTTTGACCCCGAGCGAATCCTGAACTGGATGATCAAGCCGTTCGGATGGATCTTCACCGTTCCGGCACTGATCTTCTTCCTGATGCTGATCTTCTCGTCCGCACTTTTACTGGCCAGCCAGTACGAGACCGTTTACGCGAAGTTGCCGACATTCCAGCAGTTCTTTGCGGCCGATCGTTGGTTGATTTTGGCGGCCACGATGGGCATCGTCAAAGTCCTTCACGAATTCGGACACGGATTGTCGTGTAAGAAGTTCGGCGGTGAATGCCACGAAATCGGCTTCATGTTGCTGGTGTTCACGCCGTGCCTGTATTGCAACGTTTCCGATTCATGGATGCTGCCCAACAAGTGGAAGCGTGTTTGGATCGGTGCGGCGGGAATCTATGTCGAAATGATTCTGGCGTCGATCGCGGCCTATGTTTGGTGGTTCACCGAATCGGGGACGACGATCAATGATCTGTGCTTGAACATGATGTTTTTGAACGTCGTCAGCACGGTGCTTGTCAACGGCAACCCGTTGTTGCGGTTCGACGGCTACTACATCCTGATGGACGCGCTCGAGATCCCGAACCTACGCCAAAAGAGCACCGAAGTGCTGAAGCGTTGGTTCCAACAAACCTGCTTGGGCTTGGAACTGCAAGACGATCCGTTCTTGCCAACACGAGGCCGGTTGTTGTTCGGGCTGTTCACCATCGCCAGCGTCATTTATCGCTGGGTGGTCGTGTTCTCGATCTGTTGGTTCGTCATCAAAGTGCTTGAGCCCTATGGGTTGCAGGCGATCGGCCGGATGGTCGCCGTCGTCGGCTTCTTTGGCTTGGTGGCCCAGCCGTTCATTCAAACTTGGAAATTCTGTCGCACTCCTGGGAGACTCGCGAAAGTGAAGCGTTCACGTCTATTGCCGACTCTGGCGATCGCCGCCGCCGTGATCGCGGGTGTGTGCTACATCCCGTTGCCACACCACATCGATTGCGCGTTCGAAGTTCGTCCCAGCCAAGCCGGGGCCGTTTACGCCGGCGTGCCCGGCCGGATTGACTGGACCATCCAGCCCAACGCGATGGTTGCGCCGGGTGACCCGATCGCGGTGCTGAAGAATCCGGAACTGGAAATTCGCTTGGCCGATTTGAAGGGCGAAGAAGTCCTCTCGCGGGTACGGTTGGAAAACATGTCGGCCCGCAGCCGTGAAGACCAGGCGCTCAAGGCCCAGATCGATACTCAAATCGAACTGCTCGATTCGATCCAACAGTTGAAAGCAAAGACTCAAGAGGAAATCGATCGCTTAACCGTCCGCGCCAAACGCGACGGATACATCATTCCCCCGCCGATTCGCGAGCCGCAAAAATCACCCGACGGACGCTTGCCGGGCTGGGTCGGATCGCCGCTCGAATCCGAGAATCGTGGAGCGCTGTTGACAGCGGATGACGTGATTTGCGAAATCGGCAAACCGGATGCGCACGAAGCCGTGCTGATCATTGATCAAGGTGACGTGCAAATGGTCCGCGAAGGTCAGACCGTTGATATGAAATTGGACGCATTGCGATTGGAAACCTTCAGCGGCGTCATTACTGAAAAATCAAATGAACCGATCGATTCGACCTCCGTTTCCATGTCCAGCCAGACCGGCGGCGACTTGCAAACCGAGATCGACCCGGCAACCGGACAAATCAAACCGCGAAGTGTCTCTTACCAAGCCAGGGTTCCGTTGGAGTCCGGCGATATCATGATGCGTCCAGGATATCGGGGTTCGGCAAAGATCCATGTCGATCCGATGTCGCTTGGCAATCGTTTATGGAGAGTGATCGCACAAACCTTTAACTTTGAACTGTGA